A genome region from Brassica oleracea var. oleracea cultivar TO1000 chromosome C2, BOL, whole genome shotgun sequence includes the following:
- the LOC106319185 gene encoding uncharacterized protein LOC106319185, producing the protein MSLVDYDDTSSDDDVLPAAEHKAALPQPPQQKPSPPKSRRSLNEKEESEGLPQLPDALLLLESPTLTRVSGGGDHASVVAAAMRKRELNGNSSSLPRRPKVPRGALPHSKNIPDTSGNLLVPPQLKGRSNVATEDMSRLFVKKRQESSKATPPNQD; encoded by the exons ATGTCACTGGTGGACTACGACGATACTTCATCCGACGACGATGTCTTACCCGCGGCGGAGCACAAGGCAGCTTTGCCACAACCACCGCAACAAAAACCCTCTCCCCCGAAATCACG GAGATCTTTGAATGAGAAGGAAGAAAGTGAGGGACTTCCTCAGCTACCAGATGCTTTGCTTCTTCTGGAGTCACCAACGCTCACACGTGTGAGTGGCGGTGGTGACCATGCTTCCGTTGTTGCAGCTGCAATGCGAAAACGAGAGTTAAATGGGAACTCTTCTTCTCTTCCTCGTCGTCCCAAGGTGCCAAGAGGAGCTTTGCCTCACTCCAAGAATATTCCAGACACTTCGGGTAACCTGCTTGTGCCTCCTCAGCTCAAAGGAAG GAGCAATGTTGCCACAGAAGATATGAGCAGGCTTTTTGTGAAGAAACGGCAAGAGTCCTCCAAGGCAACACCTCCTAATCAGGATTAG
- the LOC106319173 gene encoding flowering time control protein FY-like isoform X2: MYGDSMQQQLPPMQHPPMMRQPSASSTNINPEYHHSSAPNHFDSHVDSFGGKRMRKHTQRRAVDYTSTVMRYIQARTWQRDSRDMTSLQPTPAAAVDMLPPVAYSDNPSTSFAAKFVHSSLNKNRCSINCVVWTPSGRRLITGSQSGEFTLWNGQSFNFEMILQAHDQPIRSMVWSHNDIWMVSGDDGGTIKYWQSNMNNVKANRTAHKESVRGISFCKTDLKFCSCSDDTTVKVWDFAKCQEEISLTGHGWDVKCVDWHPTKSLLVSGGKDQLVKIWDTRTARELSSLHGHKNMVLSVKWNQNGNWLLTASKDQIVKLYDIRTMKELESFRGHKKDVTSLAWHPIHEEYFVSGSADGSVCHWIVGHENPQIEISNAHDNSVWDLAWHPIGYLLCSGSNDHTTKFWSRNRPADNPRDALTMQNQGYNEQGFSNRLPDSFQPSEASPTPGAFVPGLTRNEGTIPGIGIAMPFDASSQGEHNQPLPGGMAPPLPPGPHPSLIGSSQQQGYQQQQHHHQGHPQQIPPMPNMPHLQRPPPSHMPLRPHHPRPMQMPPHMPPSSMPMSHQIPGPMGMQGSMNPQMSQGHYMGAPSGPFPGPPSSGGPPMYPQGRGFNRPQMMQGYNNPFQQPPPLPAGPPPNTNQQHQ; this comes from the exons ATGTACGGAGATTCGATGCAGCAGCAGCTTCCACCGATGCAGCACCCGCCGATGATGCGTCAGCCCTCCGCCTCTTCCACCAACATCAACCCCGAGTATCACCATTCCTCTGCTCCAAATCACTTCGACT CACATGTTGACAGTTTTGGGGGGAAACGAATGAGAAAGCATACACAGAGAAGAGCTGTTGATTACACGAGCACCGTTATGCGGTATATTCAGGCTCGAACATGGCAGAGAGACTCAAGAGATATGACCTCTTTGCAACCAACCCCAGCTGCTGCAGTTGAT ATGCTTCCTCCAGTTGCCTATTCAGATAATCCTTCTACAAGCTTTGCTGCCAAGTTTGTTCACTCGTCTCTAAACAAGAATCGTTGTTCAATCAACTGTGTAGTG TGGACACCTTCAGGAAGACGTCTTATCACCGGCTCCCAAAGTGGGGAGTTCACTCTTTGGAATGGGCAATCTTTCAATTTTGAGATGATTCTTCAG GCACATGATCAACCTATAAGGTCGATGGTGTGGAGCCACAATGACATTTGGATGGTCTCTGGTGATGACGGAGGCACGATAAA GTATTGGCAGAGCAATATGAACAATGTCAAGGCTAATAGAACTGCTCACAAGGAATCCGTTCGTGGTATAAG TTTCTGTAAAACAGATTTGAAGTTCTGTTCGTGTTCTGATGATACAACTGTTAAAGTGTGGGATTTTGCCAAGTGCCAAGAAGAAATTTCACTAACCG GCCACGGTTGGGATGTCAAGTGCGTCGACTGGCACCCCACAAAATCCCTACTAGTTTCTG GTGGAAAAGATCAACTTGTCAAAATATGGGATACTAGAACTGCAAGAGAGCTTAGCTCACT TCATGGTCACAAAAACATGGTGCTTAGTGTGAAGTGGAACCAAAATGGCAATTGGCTTTTAACAGCCTCGAAAGATCAAATAGTTAAG CTCTATGATATAAGGACTATGAAGGAGCTTGAATCCTTCCGTGGGCACAAGAAAGATGTAACAT CTTTGGCGTGGCATCCAATTCATGAAGAATACTTTGTCAGTGGGAGCGCTGACGGATCCGTTTGTCATTGGATTGTCGG GCATGAAAACCCGCAGATTGAAATCTCAAATGCTCATGATAACAGTGTTTGGGATCTTGCATGGCATCCTATTGGATATCTTCTTTGCAG TGGTAGCAATGATCACACAACCAAGTTTTGGTCCAGAAACAGGCCTGCAGATAATCCTCGAGATGCCCTTACTATGCAGAACCAAG GGTATAATGAACAAGGTTTTAGCAATCGCCTGCCTGATAGTTTCCAACCATCCGAAGCATCGCCAACTCCTGGAGCATTTGTTCCTGGACTGACCCGGAATGAGGGGACCATCCCAGGAATCGGAATAGCAATGCCATTTGATGCATCCTCTCAAGGGGAACATAATCAACCTCTTCCAGGCGGTATGGCTCCTCCGCTGCCACCTGGTCCCCACCCATCGCTTATTGGAAGTAGCCAGCAGCAAGGGTATCAGCAACAACAACACCACCACCAAGGACATCCCCAGCAAATCCCTCCAATGCCCAATATGCCTCATCTTCAGCGACCACCACCGTCTCATATGCCATTGCGTCCTCATCATCCCCGCCCTATGCAAATGCCTCCTCACATGCCACCTTCCTCGATGCCTATGTCTCATCAGATACCTGGACCAATG GGGATGCAAGGGAGCATGAATCCTCAGATGTCGCAAGGCCATTATATGGGTGCTCCTTCGGGTCCATTTCCAGGACCACCAAGCAGTGGTGGACCCCCAATGTATCCCCAAGGACGTGGTTTCAACCGTCCACAGATGATGCAAGGGTACAACAACCCTTTCCAACAG CCGCCGCCTTTACCTGCAGGCCCTCCACCAAACACCAATCAGCAACATCAGTAG
- the LOC106319173 gene encoding flowering time control protein FY-like isoform X1: protein MYGDSMQQQLPPMQHPPMMRQPSASSTNINPEYHHSSAPNHFDSHVDSFGGKRMRKHTQRRAVDYTSTVMRYIQARTWQRDSRDMTSLQPTPAAAVDMLPPVAYSDNPSTSFAAKFVHSSLNKNRCSINCVVWTPSGRRLITGSQSGEFTLWNGQSFNFEMILQAHDQPIRSMVWSHNDIWMVSGDDGGTIKYWQSNMNNVKANRTAHKESVRGISFCKTDLKFCSCSDDTTVKVWDFAKCQEEISLTGHGWDVKCVDWHPTKSLLVSGGKDQLVKIWDTRTARELSSLHGHKNMVLSVKWNQNGNWLLTASKDQIVKLYDIRTMKELESFRGHKKDVTSLAWHPIHEEYFVSGSADGSVCHWIVGHENPQIEISNAHDNSVWDLAWHPIGYLLCSGSNDHTTKFWSRNRPADNPRDALTMQNQGYNEQGFSNRLPDSFQPSEASPTPGAFVPGLTRNEGTIPGIGIAMPFDASSQGEHNQPLPGGMAPPLPPGPHPSLIGSSQQQGYQQQQHHHQGHPQQIPPMPNMPHLQRPPPSHMPLRPHHPRPMQMPPHMPPSSMPMSHQIPGPMGMQGSMNPQMSQGHYMGAPSGPFPGPPSSGGPPMYPQGRGFNRPQMMQGYNNPFQQQPPPLPAGPPPNTNQQHQ, encoded by the exons ATGTACGGAGATTCGATGCAGCAGCAGCTTCCACCGATGCAGCACCCGCCGATGATGCGTCAGCCCTCCGCCTCTTCCACCAACATCAACCCCGAGTATCACCATTCCTCTGCTCCAAATCACTTCGACT CACATGTTGACAGTTTTGGGGGGAAACGAATGAGAAAGCATACACAGAGAAGAGCTGTTGATTACACGAGCACCGTTATGCGGTATATTCAGGCTCGAACATGGCAGAGAGACTCAAGAGATATGACCTCTTTGCAACCAACCCCAGCTGCTGCAGTTGAT ATGCTTCCTCCAGTTGCCTATTCAGATAATCCTTCTACAAGCTTTGCTGCCAAGTTTGTTCACTCGTCTCTAAACAAGAATCGTTGTTCAATCAACTGTGTAGTG TGGACACCTTCAGGAAGACGTCTTATCACCGGCTCCCAAAGTGGGGAGTTCACTCTTTGGAATGGGCAATCTTTCAATTTTGAGATGATTCTTCAG GCACATGATCAACCTATAAGGTCGATGGTGTGGAGCCACAATGACATTTGGATGGTCTCTGGTGATGACGGAGGCACGATAAA GTATTGGCAGAGCAATATGAACAATGTCAAGGCTAATAGAACTGCTCACAAGGAATCCGTTCGTGGTATAAG TTTCTGTAAAACAGATTTGAAGTTCTGTTCGTGTTCTGATGATACAACTGTTAAAGTGTGGGATTTTGCCAAGTGCCAAGAAGAAATTTCACTAACCG GCCACGGTTGGGATGTCAAGTGCGTCGACTGGCACCCCACAAAATCCCTACTAGTTTCTG GTGGAAAAGATCAACTTGTCAAAATATGGGATACTAGAACTGCAAGAGAGCTTAGCTCACT TCATGGTCACAAAAACATGGTGCTTAGTGTGAAGTGGAACCAAAATGGCAATTGGCTTTTAACAGCCTCGAAAGATCAAATAGTTAAG CTCTATGATATAAGGACTATGAAGGAGCTTGAATCCTTCCGTGGGCACAAGAAAGATGTAACAT CTTTGGCGTGGCATCCAATTCATGAAGAATACTTTGTCAGTGGGAGCGCTGACGGATCCGTTTGTCATTGGATTGTCGG GCATGAAAACCCGCAGATTGAAATCTCAAATGCTCATGATAACAGTGTTTGGGATCTTGCATGGCATCCTATTGGATATCTTCTTTGCAG TGGTAGCAATGATCACACAACCAAGTTTTGGTCCAGAAACAGGCCTGCAGATAATCCTCGAGATGCCCTTACTATGCAGAACCAAG GGTATAATGAACAAGGTTTTAGCAATCGCCTGCCTGATAGTTTCCAACCATCCGAAGCATCGCCAACTCCTGGAGCATTTGTTCCTGGACTGACCCGGAATGAGGGGACCATCCCAGGAATCGGAATAGCAATGCCATTTGATGCATCCTCTCAAGGGGAACATAATCAACCTCTTCCAGGCGGTATGGCTCCTCCGCTGCCACCTGGTCCCCACCCATCGCTTATTGGAAGTAGCCAGCAGCAAGGGTATCAGCAACAACAACACCACCACCAAGGACATCCCCAGCAAATCCCTCCAATGCCCAATATGCCTCATCTTCAGCGACCACCACCGTCTCATATGCCATTGCGTCCTCATCATCCCCGCCCTATGCAAATGCCTCCTCACATGCCACCTTCCTCGATGCCTATGTCTCATCAGATACCTGGACCAATG GGGATGCAAGGGAGCATGAATCCTCAGATGTCGCAAGGCCATTATATGGGTGCTCCTTCGGGTCCATTTCCAGGACCACCAAGCAGTGGTGGACCCCCAATGTATCCCCAAGGACGTGGTTTCAACCGTCCACAGATGATGCAAGGGTACAACAACCCTTTCCAACAG CAGCCGCCGCCTTTACCTGCAGGCCCTCCACCAAACACCAATCAGCAACATCAGTAG
- the LOC106327592 gene encoding ADP,ATP carrier protein 2, mitochondrial-like, with product MVEQTQQQPSILQKASSGQLMRSGVSQDIHGYASGFQRRATYGNYSNAAFQYPLAASSRIVATTTTSPVFVQAPSEKGFSSFAIDFLMGGVSAAVSKTAAAPIERVKLLIQNQDEMLKAGRLSEPYKGIGDCFGRTIKDEGFGSLWRGNTANVIRYFPTQALNFAFKDYFKRLFNFKKDRDGYWKWFAGNLGSGGAAGASSLLFVYSLDYARTRLANDSKAAKKGGERQFNGLVDVYKKTLKSDGIAGLYRGFNISCVGIIVYRGLYFGLYDSLKPLLPADLQDSFFASFALGWLITNGAGLASYPIDTVRRRMMMTSGEAVKYKSSMDAFQQILKKEGPKSLFKGAGANILRAIAGAGVLSGYDKLQLLLLGKKYGSGSG from the exons ATGGTTGAACAGACTCAGCAACAACCCTCGATTCTCCAGAAGGCTTCTTCTGGCCAGCTCATGCGCTCCGGGGTTTCTCAGGACATCCATGGCTACGCATCTGGTTTCCAGAGGCGTGCGACCTACGGAAACTACTCGAACGCTGCGTTTCAGTACCCTCTCGCGGCCTCTTCCAGGATTGTGGCGACTACTACTACTTCTCCTGTTTTTGTGCAAGCTCCAAGTGAGAAAGGATTCTCTAGCTTCGCTATTGATTTCTTGATGGGTGGTGTTTCCGCTGCTGTCTCTAAGACCGCGGCTGCTCCAATTGAGCGTGTGAAGCTTTTGATTCAGAACCAGGATGAGATGCTTAAGGCTGGTAGGTTATCTGAGCCTTACAAGGGTATTGGTGATTGTTTCGGAAGGACTATTAAGGATGAAGGGTTTGGTTCTTTGTGGAGAGGAAACACTGCTAACGTTATCCGTTACTTCCCCACTCAG GCATTGAACTTTGCGTTCAAAGATTACTTCAAGAGGCTTTTCAACTTTAAGAAGGACAGGGATGGTTACTGGAAGTGGTTTGCTGGTAACTTGGGATCTGGAGGTGCTGCTGGTGCATCTTCCCTTCTCTTCGTGTACTCTCTTGACTATGCACGTACCCGTCTCGCCAACGACTCCAAGGCAGCCAAGAAGGGAGGTGAAAGGCAGTTCAATGGTCTTGTTGATGTCTACAAGAAGACTCTCAAGTCCGATGGTATCGCTGGACTTTACCGTGGATTCAACATCTCCTGTGTTGGTATCATTGTCTACCGTGGTCTCTACTTTGGTCTGTATGACTCTTTGAAGCCTCTCCTCCCCGCTGACCTCCAG GACAGTTTCTTCGCTTCCTTTGCCCTTGGATGGCTCATCACCAACGGTGCTGGTCTTGCATCGTACCCAATCGACACAGTCCGTAGAAGAATGATGATGACCTCCGGTGAAGCCGTCAAGTACAAGAGCTCCATGGATGCATTCCAACAGATCCTGAAGAAGGAAGGACCCAAGTCTCTGTTCAAGGGTGCTGGTGCCAACATCCTCCGTGCTATTGCAGGTGCTGGTGTGCTCTCTGGATACGACAAGCTCCAGTTACTTCTTCTCGGAAAGAAGTACGGATCTGGATCCGGCTAA
- the LOC106326901 gene encoding 50S ribosomal protein L10, chloroplastic, translated as MEVALLSFSSSISPLCHNRALTLSPKLSKPSNYPRLPVIRSAVSRSKKEETVETVKSHLENCHLLAAINYKGLTVKQFQDLRRTLPDTTKLVVAKNTLVFKAIEGTKWEALKPCMKGMNAWLFVQTDEIPSAIKPYRSFQKERKLEDNDFAGAVFEGKFYAPDNFKALETMPTRAEVYAKMLGALQSPAINLVSTLQAPAIEVIMVLKAYVKKLEDESNNA; from the coding sequence ATGGAGGTTGCTCTTCTCTCATTCTCTTCTTCCATCTCTCCTCTCTGCCACAACCGAGCCTTAACCCTATCTCCCAAACTCTCCAAACCCTCGAACTACCCTCGCCTCCCAGTCATCAGATCCGCAGTCTCTCGCTCCAAGAAGGAAGAAACCGTCGAGACCGTCAAGTCCCATCTCGAGAACTGCCACCTCCTCGCCGCCATCAACTACAAAGGCCTCACCGTCAAGCAGTTCCAAGACCTCCGCAGAACTCTCCCCGACACCACGAAGCTCGTCGTCGCCAAGAACACTCTCGTCTTCAAGGCCATCGAAGGCACCAAATGGGAAGCTCTCAAGCCTTGTATGAAAGGCATGAACGCTTGGCTCTTTGTTCAGACCGATGAGATCCCTTCCGCCATCAAACCGTACCGGAGTTTCCAGAAGGAACGCAAACTCGAGGACAATGACTTCGCCGGTGCTGTCTTCGAAGGTAAGTTCTACGCTCCTGACAACTTCAAGGCCCTTGAGACGATGCCTACACGAGCTGAGGTTTACGCTAAGATGCTCGGAGCTCTCCAGAGTCCGGCGATTAATCTCGTATCTACTTTACAAGCGCCGGCCATTGAGGTTATCATGGTGCTTAAGGCTTATGTCAAGAAGCTTGAAGATGAGAGTAACAATGCATAA
- the LOC106326899 gene encoding uncharacterized protein LOC106326899 translates to MSWLRTAVSKAVEVKNYADSVVQQAGQAVAEGAKLFQDRIGVGAYKSVNQTIQRLEEAAVSCRGHERALLITRWLTVLKEIDRACEGSSKDKDMSSDEAKRREWVLYYDPDIRGEPLNFRDVFLQSQALEGIVLSMIIEPPHDEEVSLLLEMFGICLNGGKEVHDAIVSSMQDLATVFSSYKDEVLVKQDELLQFAQNAITGLKISAEILRIDAEASDLREKLEKMNVSESPQESEDKEVKNAPLTIEALKQTLAKIRLCSRLEGLLIRKRHLSNGDSPDIHAQKVDKLKVLLESLANSTTKAEKRISENRLQKEEARKARVVKANETGGKEKELAAEIAQLVKQRDELEAELKKVNISLAAAQARYRDATEERDQFGEANDQIIAHLKTKEDDLSKSIVSCKKESEVIKTWISFLEDTWLHQCSYTEKKDKQTLDELEKHEDYFSDVAFNILSTYKKEVAPLISRIENYVENLKNLGPGSEMPPNANEGENQVSSPRKSLEQEYLDYETKIITTFSIVDNMKEHFQFLQSKLEKKEDRRVKELFDDMEKMRQEFESVARPILEIETPSPKSSAAASPSSSMDGPVKSVTQKPELSPSEAPTTTTAGSSNPESELAELESEFGKVGRDYSADEVDGWEFDELEKELQ, encoded by the exons ATGTCGTGGCTGCGAACGGCCGTGAGTAAGGCGGTGGAGGTCAAGAACTATGCCGACTCCGTCGTCCAGCAGGCTGGTCAAGCCGTTGCTGAAGGAGCCAAATTGTTCCAAGACCGCATT GGTGTTGGGGCCTATAAGAGTGTGAATCAGACGATCCAGAGACTGGAAGAAGCTGCAGTCTCATGCAGAGGGCATGAAAGGGCATTGCTGATCACCAGATGGCTAACTGTGCTCAAGGAGATCGATAGAGCTTGTGAAGGTTCTTCCAAGGATAAAGATATGAGTTCTGATGAAGCAAAGAGACGTGAATGG GTTTTGTATTATGATCCAGATATAAGAGGTGAGCCACTAAACTTCCGTGATGTTTTCCTGCAAAGTCAAGCTCTGGAGGGCATCGTTCTGTCCATG ATTATTGAACCACCACATGATGAAGAAGTTTCTCTACTCCTGGAGATGTTTGG GATTTGTCTGAATGGAGGAAAGGAAGTTCATGATGCCATAGTCAGCAGCATGCAGGATCTTGCTACAGTCTTTTCAAGTTACAAGGATGAAGTTTTG GTTAAGCAGGACGAATTGCTTCAGTTCGCGCAAAATGCTATCACTGGGTTGAAGATTAGTGCTGAAATACTGAG GATTGATGCTGAAGCTTCTGATCTTAGAGAAAAACTCGAAAAGATGAACGTCTCTGAGTCTCCACAGGAGAGTGAAGACAAGGAAGTTAAAAATGCTCCTTTAACAATAGAG GCACTTAAACAAACGCTTGCAAAGATCCGTCTTTGCTCCAGATTAGAAGGGCTTCTGATTAGAAAGAGACACCTAAGCAACGGTGATTCACCAGATATACATGCTCAGAAA GTCGACAAGCTGAAGGTGTTATTGGAATCTTTAGCAAATTCAACTACCAAAGCCGAGAAACGAATATCAGAGAACAG GCTTCAGAAAGAAGAGGCGCGTAAAGCTCGTGTGGTGAAAGCAAATGAAACTGGTGGAAAGGAAAAG GAATTGGCTGCGGAAATTGCACAGCTTGTGAAACAAAGAGATGAGTTGGAAGCTGAACTGAAGAAG GTTAACATATCATTAGCTGCTGCTCAAGCTCGGTACCGTGATGCGACAGAGGAGAGGGATCAATTTGGTGAAGCCAACGATCAGATAATCGCTCACCTGAAAACAAAG GAGGATGACCTGTCCAAGTCAATTGTATCTTGTAAGAAAGAGTCAGAAGTTATCAAGACCTGGATTAGTTTTCTCGAGGATACATGGCTTCATCAATGCTCTTATACCGAAAAGAAGGATAAGCAGACTTT GGATGAGTTGGAGAAGCATGAGGATTACTTCTCGGATGTGGCTTTTAATATCCTCTCTACCTACAAG AAGGAGGTGGCACCTTTGATAAGCCGTATAGAGAATTATGTGGAAAATCTGAAGAATCTTGGTCCTGG GTCGGAGATGCCACCAAATGCAAATGAGGGGGAGAATCAGGTTTCAAGCCCAAGGAAGAGTCTAGAGCAGGAGTATCTAGACTATGAGACCAAG ATCATTACAACCTTCAGCATTGTGGATAATATGAAAGAGCATTTCCAGTTCCTCCAAAGCAAACTGGAAAA GAAGGAAGACCGGCGTGTGAAAGAGCTGTTTGATGACATGGAGAAAATGAGGCAGGAGTTTGAATCGGTAGCAAGGCCAATATTAGAGATAGAGACTCCATCACCTAAAAGCAGTGCTGCTGCATCACCCAGTAGTAGCATGGATGGTCCAGTTAAATCTGTAACCCAAAAGCCAGAACTGAGTCCCTCCGAGGCACCAACGACTACTACTGCTGGTTCCAGTAACCCTGAATCTGAACTAGCCGAGCTTGAATCTGAATTTGGGAAGGTGGGTCGTGATTACTCTGCAGATGAGGTTGATGGATGGGAATTTGACGAACTTGAGAAAGAACTTCAATAG
- the LOC106326900 gene encoding mRNA-decapping enzyme subunit 2-like translates to MSGLHRSSSSSKNIGKSLPSKELLDDLCSRFVLNVPEEDQQSFERILFLVEYAYWYYEDNAVENDPTLKSLSLKEFTSLLFNSCDVLRPYVSNIDDIFKDFTSYKCRVPVTGAIILDETYERCLLVKGWKGSSWSFPRGKKSKDEEDYACAIREVLEETGFDVSKLLKKEEYIEFTFRQQRVRLYIVAGVTDDTAFAPQTKKEISEIAWHRLDHLQPASNEVITHGVAGLKLYMVAPFLGSLKSWISKHPAPVKRRSDKPLRALSVWNARTISTGGNGTTTTTTTTTESYNKKQPQLIEPPKDTEPGNSFRSFKFNTSAILESGFSA, encoded by the exons ATGTCAGGTCTCCACAGATCATCAAGCTCATCGAAGAACATCGGAAAGTCCCTCCCTTCCAAGGAGCTTCTCGACGATCTTTGCAG TCGATTCGTTTTGAACGTCCCTGAAGAAGACCAACAGTCTTTCGAGAGGATTCTCTTTCTGGTGGAGTATGCTTATTGGTACTACGAAGATAACGCTGTGGAGAATGACCCGACGCTAAAGTCTCTGTCTTTGAAGGAGTTTACTTCACTCT TGTTCAACAGCTGTGATGTTTTGAGACCTTACGTTTCTAACATTGATGATATCTTCAAAGACTTTACCTCTTACAAGTGTAGAGTTCCTGTTACTGGAGCTATTATCCTTGATGAAACATATGAACGG TGCTTGTTGGTGAAGGGGTGGAAAGGGTCTAGCTGGAGCTTTCCCCGCGGGAAGAAGAGTAAGGATGAAGAAGACTATGCTTGTGCTATTCGTGAG GTGTTAGAGGAAACCGGATTTGATGTCTCAAAGCTACTCAAGAAAGAAGAATATATTGAGTTTACATTCAGACAGCAAAGAGTGAGACTTTACATAGTTGCTGGGGTGACAGATGATACAGCTTTTGCACCACAAACAAAGAAGGAAATCAGT GAAATTGCGTGGCATCGGCTTGATCATCTTCAGCCAGCAAGTAATGAGGTGATAACTCATGGAGTTGCTGGTCTCAAGTTGTATATGGTGGCACCTTTTCTTGG GTCGTTGAAGTCGTGGATATCAAAGCATCCTGCTCCTGTAAAACGGAGATCTGATAAGCCCCTTAGAG CACTCAGCGTGTGGAATGCAAGGACTATTAGTACCGGAGGAAACGGGACAACAACAACAACAACAACAACAACGGAAAGCTACAATAAGAAGCAGCCCCAACTGATTGAGCCTCCTAAGGACACAGAACCTGGAAACAGTTTCAGAAGCTTCAAGTTCAACACGTCAGCAATCTTGGAATCAGGATTTTCAGCTTGA